The Pseudoxanthobacter soli DSM 19599 sequence AGATAGACGAAGCTGCCGGGCGTGCCGATCTGCACCGCGGCCGACGGCACCACCATCGCGTCGTGCAGGGTCTTCACCAGCAGTCGGGCGTTGACGAACTGGTTCGGGAACAGGGTCTCGTCCGTGTTCGGGAACTCAGCCCTCAACTTCACCGTGCCGGTCGCGGTGTCGATCACGTTGTCGAGGGTCATCAGCGTGCCCGCGGCGACCATCTTGCTGTTGGTGCGGTCGTAGGCGTCGACCTTCAGCGTCTGCCCGGCGCGCACTTCGGCAGCCACGTCGCCGATCTTGTCCTCCGGAAGGGTGAACACCACCGAAATCGGCTGGACCTGCGTCACGACCGCGATGCCAGTGCTGTCGCCGGCGCTGACATAATTGCCGGCATCGACCTGCCGCAGACCGACGCGCCCGTCGATCGGCGAGGTGATGCGGCAGTCGCCGAGATCGACCTGCGCCGCGTCAACCCGCCCTTGTGCCGCCTTCGCCGAGCCTTCGAACTCGCGCACGCTCGCTGCCTGGGTGTCGACGTTCTGCTTGGAGATGGAATCCTGATCGCGGAGCTTCTGGTAGCGGGCAAGGTCGATCCGGGCATTGTCGAGCTGCGCCTGAATCTGAGCGAGATCACCCTGATTCTGCTCGAGCACCGCCGCATAGGAGCGGCAGTCGATTTCGGCGAGAAGGTCGCCCTTCTTCACCGCCTGCCCTTCCTTGAAGGCGACGTTGGTGAGGTAGCCGCTGATGCGGCTGCGGATGGTGACGGTCGCAAGTGGGGTAACGGTACCGAGGCCGTTAAGCACGACTGGAACATCGGCGGTGGTCACGGTGGCGACGGCGACCGGGGTGGGGCCGCCCATCATGCCACGCTGGACCGCCGTAGCCGTGGCGGGACGATGAAGCAGCTTCCAGGGCTGGTAGTGGACGATTGCGGCCGCACCGCCGCCGATGACCACCACGCCAAGGAGGATGCGTAGCCATCGCCGTGCGGGCTTGCGCGGGCGTACGCCGGGCGCAACGTCTGCTTCGGTCTTCTGCAACATGACGTCTTACCGCTCCGAGCCTTGCGTCGACGGGTACGCAGTCGGGAAAACAACCACCGGAACCCGGGGCAGGAGGGAGCCGCAGGGTCCGAAACAAGGCACCACACCTTGCGAAACGTTCCAACCGCCGGTGTCCTACATGTCCCGCACGCTGATCGTCCCCGGATCTGGCAAATTTGCGGTGACAGCCGACAAATCCTCGTGACGCCGCGGACGCCCTCCGCGCGCCGAACTCCGACGGCAGATCATGCCCGATGCCGGACGGCCGTTGTCAAATGGAAGCGGCCGCCCGCGTGTCGTCGCGGACGGCCGCATATCAGGCCATCAGAATGCCGTTCCGGCCTTCAGGGAAGACCGGTGAGATGGAGTCACCAGCCCCAGCCGGGCCGGCAATGCAGGCCGCCCCACGGGCCGCGCCAGCAGTAGCCACCGCGCCACGGGCCGGGGCCTCCCCAGTATGGGCCCGGGCCGGGTCCGTACCACCAGTCGATGAAGAGCGAGATCTCCTTGCCGGAGGACGGAACCGTGCCTTCCAGAATGCGGTAGTCGTAGGTCAGCGCGTCGCCGTCTATTCGCGGGTTTTTCAGCTCCACCACGGCCAGTGCCGTCTTGTCGGCGCTCTGGATCGAGAGCGTGGCGTTCGGCGGATCCTTCTCGAAGCCGTCCTTGCCCTTGGTCCAGAACTCGACGAACTTTGCGGTCAGGGCGTCGCCCGTCATGCGCTCGGGCCGGTCGGTGAACATCAGCGTCTGGGGCGCGACGCCCTTCAGCGTGATGCTCTTGCCGTCGGACGTGAACGTGTCGGCGACCTGAACGAACAGCCAGTTCGCCGCCGGCATCTCGACGCGCTCGCCGACACCGCCGAGGTTCTTTTCCGTGGCGTCCTGCGCATTCGCAGGCCCGATCACGGCGCAGGCTGCCAACAGCAGCCCGCAGAGAAGCGTCTTCATGGAATAGCCTCCTGAAATTGGAAAGGTCGTCGGCGGCACGCCCGACTTCCGCGGACGCCCGTGTCGCCGGCAGCCGTCATTTCTGGCCTGTTTGGACGCAATGCCCTGCGCCCGGACATATCGGAGTTGCCCTCATCTGCCGTTCTGCCGGGTCTCTTTCGAGCTCGCTTCATTCCACCGCGGCGGCGTCGCGGCCTGCGGTCTCATCCGCATTCGCGTCATGGCGCCGCTGTAGCGCTTTCCGATCTGATGGACTCATCAGATCCACAAGAAATCGCTCGAGATTCAAAAGCTTGAGCATATCCTTGTCGTACAGACCGGTTCGATCAGAACGGGATATACTAGCCGGTACAAGAGGCCGAGATCGTAGATGAGACTTATCGGACGTGTGGAGGCCGGATATGCGCGGCATCGAAGTACGATGAAAATTTCAATCTTCGATCATGTGGTAAAGCGCATTTTACTACGCTCCCACATGCGAGTGTTGCCGTTCGCAAACGGCTATTTCAATATAAATTTGCGGGTGTCTAAAATCGACATTCTCGCCACCATCAGGACGGTCAGGCCGATTTAAAGATCCCGGTGACAACTGGAATCTCGCGGGCCGTAACCCGGCCTGATGACGGCTGTGCGACCTCTTCTAGAGCGCTTTCCAATCTGATGGAATCATCAGATCGGCAAGAAATCGCTCCAGATTCAAAGCCTCGAGCATATCCTTGTCGTTCAGATCGGTTCGATCTGAACGACAAGGATATGCTCTAGATGTGCCGCTGCCGGACGTGCCGGTCGGCGATAAACGTCACGTTCGGATGGTCGAGCAGTGCGGTGACCGGCCAATTCTGATCGGGGATACCGCGAAGAAGGGCTGCAACAGCCTCGTCCTTGCCATCGCCGGCGACGAGCAACAGGATGGCTTTCGCCCGCTTGATGGTGGCGACGCCCATGGTCAGCCCTGCGGCCGGCACCTCTGCCGGATCCGGATAGAGCACCGCCTGCGCTGCCCGTGTCTTCTCGGTGAGGGCGACCTGCCGTGTCCCCGCACTCCAGTCGCTACCCGGCTCGTTGAAGGCTATGTGGCCGTTCCGTCCGAGCCCGAGAATTGCAAGGTCGAGCCCGCCAACATCTTCGATGGCGCGCTCGAATGCGAGACACTCCGCATCCGGGTCAGCGGCATCGCCGCGAAGCAGCCGAACTTGGTGCGGCTGTATCTTCAAAGGCCGGAACAGGTGCTGCCACAGGAAATGGCCGTAGCTGCGTGGATCGTCCGCAGGCTTGCCGACAAATTCGTCGAGGTTGAAGAAGCGGGCCCGCTGGCTGTCGAACGTGCCGCTGTCGTGCAGGGCGATGAGGCGGCGATAGAGCCCAAGAGGGGTCGCGCCGGTCGGCACGGCGATCACCGCATCCGGCTTGTCTGCCAGCAGCGCGGCGACATGGTCTGCCGCGCGTCGGGAAAGTGCATCTGAATTCTCAAGCCAGATCGGAGTCATTGTCGCTCGGGTCGTCATGATCGTCGCCGGCCGGTGTTCCGGGGCGGAGCGATGGGAAGGAAGGGTCGAAGGGGGATTTTCGACCTTGCGGCGACCGTTTTGGACCAGGGCCGCCGGTCCCGCAACGCATCTGCTTGTCGCGTGATCCGCAAGGGTAGTGAGTTGAACGGCCGCACGCTTTGCGGCGGTAACGGGATGCCGCGTCGTCTGCGGCAAAAGCGGACCACTCAGCGTTGCCTCAAAGATCTTGAATGTCGTCCAAAAGCGCCGCGCCAGCTTCACATTTTAGCCCTGCCGCTTCGTCAATAACGCGATCGTGATGCCGTGCGTCGGGGGATTTGACGATGAATATGCTGGACAGCAGCATGAGACTGGCTGTTGCAAGCGCCGCGGAAGCAGTTATCGCGCCTCTCCCGCCCGCCGAGGCCGTCTTTGATGGCCGACCTTATGCTCGTGACGAACTGCTTCACGAGATCTTCGACAGCAGTTGCGAAGAGAACAGCTCGCGTACCGCTCTGCGGATGCTCGGTGGCGATCCGGATGACATCCGGCGTGCGACGCTGACCTACGAGGAGCTTCGCGAGCGCAGCCTTCGATTCGCCTGGCAGCTTCGCTCGATGGGCGTGCAACGGGGCGACAGGGTCGTCATCTGCCTCCCGCGCGGGCTCGACCAATATATGGCGATCCTCGGCACGCTCTGGGCCGGCGCGTGCTACGTCCCCGTTGACTGGGGTTATCCTCAGGATCGGATCGACTTCATCGTCGCGGACAGCGGAGCCGTCCTCGTCGTCACCCACGAGGAGAGGGCGGGCGCCATGGCGGTGCGGGTCCTGCCGGTCGACGCGACGCTCGGCGATCTTGCCGCTCACCGCCCGGACCCGATCGGGCGCGCCGTGACCGGCTGCACGCCCGACGACCTCGCCTACATCATCTACACCTCCGGCACGACCGGGCGGCCCAAAGGCGTGATGATCACGCACCGCAACATCTGCCATCTGATCCGCTCGGAAAGCGCGATCCTGGCGGTCACAGCCGAAGACAAGGTGTTCGGCGGCTTCAGCCTCGCGTTCGACATGTCCATCGAGACGATGTGGAGCGCGTTCCTTGTTGGAGCGGAACTGCTGGTCGCCTCCGAAACGCTGGCGAAGGCAGGGCCGGATATCGCGGTCCCGCTTGCGGAGGCCAGGGCAACCGTCTGGCATGTCGTGCCGTCGCTGCTGACACTGGTCGAGGAAGCGATGCCGACGCTGCGCCTCCTCAATCTCGGCGGCGAGGCCTGCCCGCCCGATCTCGTGGAGCGCTGGGCGCGGCCGGGCCTGCGCATGCTCAACACCTACGGCCCGACCGAGACCACGGTCACGGCCACGTGGACCGAACTGCAGCGCGGGCGGCGCGTCACCATCGGCAAGCCGCTGCCGGGTTACACCGCATGGATC is a genomic window containing:
- a CDS encoding MdtA/MuxA family multidrug efflux RND transporter periplasmic adaptor subunit; amino-acid sequence: MLQKTEADVAPGVRPRKPARRWLRILLGVVVIGGGAAAIVHYQPWKLLHRPATATAVQRGMMGGPTPVAVATVTTADVPVVLNGLGTVTPLATVTIRSRISGYLTNVAFKEGQAVKKGDLLAEIDCRSYAAVLEQNQGDLAQIQAQLDNARIDLARYQKLRDQDSISKQNVDTQAASVREFEGSAKAAQGRVDAAQVDLGDCRITSPIDGRVGLRQVDAGNYVSAGDSTGIAVVTQVQPISVVFTLPEDKIGDVAAEVRAGQTLKVDAYDRTNSKMVAAGTLMTLDNVIDTATGTVKLRAEFPNTDETLFPNQFVNARLLVKTLHDAMVVPSAAVQIGTPGSFVYLVGADDTVSLRTVETGLTQNGETVITSGLAVGDRVVVDGVDRLRDKARVSVREIDGKPVGPGDSNQDRPARQGSPLAENAAGPPA
- a CDS encoding glucosamine-6-phosphate deaminase codes for the protein MTPIWLENSDALSRRAADHVAALLADKPDAVIAVPTGATPLGLYRRLIALHDSGTFDSQRARFFNLDEFVGKPADDPRSYGHFLWQHLFRPLKIQPHQVRLLRGDAADPDAECLAFERAIEDVGGLDLAILGLGRNGHIAFNEPGSDWSAGTRQVALTEKTRAAQAVLYPDPAEVPAAGLTMGVATIKRAKAILLLVAGDGKDEAVAALLRGIPDQNWPVTALLDHPNVTFIADRHVRQRHI